The proteins below are encoded in one region of Helianthus annuus cultivar XRQ/B chromosome 2, HanXRQr2.0-SUNRISE, whole genome shotgun sequence:
- the LOC110896472 gene encoding uncharacterized protein LOC110896472, whose product MEMMETWDFGTYQTDFNNFEYKLKTRTVFDVTLKVHREVQKRDIEVGRNLGNWILQWLDRMKPAAQIQAGGPIQYTSNTMRIPSKRMSDYRRRITAPAGVWYQESRKRLATSSRNLLLTAYPTVSRLLRRQLPVTSNMQYRQLVSSGNGFTKGVIRDDIMQWLSRG is encoded by the exons ATGGAGATGATGGAAACGTGGGACTTCGGCACGTATCAGACTGATTTTAACAATTTTGAATATAAACT CAAAACACGAACCGTATTTGATGTAACACTGAAAGTTCACCGCGAGGTTCAAAAGAGAGACATTGAAGTTGGCCGGAATTTGGGAAACTGGATTCTCCAGTGGCTTGACAGGATGAAACCAGCGGCTCAAATTCAAGCAGGCGGTCCGATTCAATACACCAGTAATACAATGAGAATACCAAGCAAGCGGATGAGTGATTATCGACGCCGGATAACTGCACCAGCAGGGGTTTGGTATCAGGAATCTAGAAAGCGTCTGGCTACCTCGTCGAGGAACCTTTTGCTTACGGCCTACCCGACTGTGTCAAGACTTTTGAGGCGTCAACTGCCTGTTACGAGTAATATGCAGTATCGACAGTTAGTGTCCAGTGGTAATGGTTTTACGAAGGGAGTGATTCGCGATGATATTATGCAGTGGTTGAGTCGTGGGTAA
- the LOC110896461 gene encoding uncharacterized protein LOC110896461 encodes MQSVEPGLYVHNDSLVQQGGHSETEFEAVNLAESTQQTQQQLETKDTCTSVDIEKEKDMVDHSVTVTAEELQSVESLLKLAPPAYEEQPDVVDKTIKVHKGRNPATTLKVHKGRNPTIKRKPEPKPSDEQAKQNPRTNDKGDQTKVEAKGLNEILFETIKSAKIQNEKRYADPGGAFCSPYCDKVVTLSEPILDCSYTTFDCSSLFYKSKTAVGAYKIVFESFYTNQYVASNGIDAFVDVLNPEERKRDFITI; translated from the exons ATGCAATCTGTTGAACCGGGATTATATGTACACAATGATTCACTGGTGCAAC AAGGTGGGCATAGTGAAACTGAATTTGAAGCAGTAAATCTAGCAGAATCTACCCAACAAACCCAGCAACAACTAGAAACAAAAGATACGTGCACGAGTGTCGATATTGAAAAAGAGAAAGATATGGTGGACCATTCAGTCACAGTCACAGCAGAAGAATTGCAATCGGTTGAATCACTTTTGAAATTGGCACCCCCTGCATATGAAGAACAACCCGATGTGGTAGATAAAACTATTAAAGTACACAAAGGAAGAAATCCAGCTACAACACTTAAAGTACACAAGGGAAGAAACCCAACAATTAAAAGGAAACCAGAGCCAAAACCATCTGATGAACAAGCAAAACAAAACCCACGAACAAATGATAAGGGAGACCAAACAAAGGTTGAGGCAAAAGGGTTAAATGAGATATTGTTTGAAacaataaaaagtgcaaaaattcaaaatgagAAAAGGTATGCCGATCCTGGTGGTGCATTTTGTTCCCCTTACTGCGACAAAGTGGTTACTTTAAGTGAACCAATTCTGGATT GTTCTTATACCACGTTTGATTGCAGCTCATTGTTTTACAAATCAAAAACTGCGGTGGGAGCATACAAAATAGTCTTCGAAAGCTTCTATACAAATCAATATGTAGCATCAAATGGGATCGATGCATTTGTGGATGTACTGAACCCTGAAGAGAGGAAGAGGGACTTCATCACTATATAG